The Leifsonia sp. ZF2019 DNA segment CCGTCCTGATGGCGGGGAACACCCAGCGTCGCACAACCCCCATCTGCTGCCTCTCGTCTGCGGGCGTCGTCGCCCGGTTCTGTGCGCGCGGGCTCCCCGGCCCGCGCGCGCTCCCTCACGCCTCGATGACGAGCGGGACGATCATCGGCCGGCGGCGGTAGCTGGTGTTGACCCAGCGGCCGACCGTGCGGCGCACGACCTGCGACAGCGCGTGCGAGTCGCGTACGCCGTTGCCGGCCGCCTCCGCCAGCGCCGCGGCGATCTTGGGCTTGACGGTGTCGAACACCGCGTCGTCCTCCGCGAAGCCGCGGGCGTGGATCTCCGGTCCGGTCACGATGCGCCCGGTCGCGGCCTCCACGACGACGATGATCGAGATGAAGCCCTCCTCGCCGAGGATGCGGCGGTCCTTGAGGTCGGCGTCGGTGATCTCTCCGACGCTCGAGCCGTCGACGTAGACGAAACCGAGGTCGAGCTGGCCGACCACGCGGGCGACGCCGTCGCGCAGGTCGACGACCGTGCCGTCCTCCGCCAGGATCGCGTTCTTCTCGGGCACCCCGGTGTCGATCGCGAGCTTCGCGTTGGCGACCAGGTGCCGGTACTCGCCGTGCACCGGCATGACGTTGCGCGGCTTCAGGATGTTGTAGCAGTAGAGCAGCTCGCCCGCGGCGGCGTGGCCCGAGACGTGCACCTTGGCGTTGCCCTTGTGGACGACGTTGGCGCCGAGCTTGGTGAGGCCGTCGATCACGCGGTAGACCGCGTTCTCGTTGCCCGGGATGAGGCTGGAGGCGAGGATCACGGTGTCGCCGGGGCCGACCTCGATCTGGTGGTCCAGGTTGGCCATGCGGGCGAGCACGGCCATCGGCTCCCCCTGCGACCCGGTGGACATGTAGACGATCTTGTCGTCCGGCAGGTCCGCGGCCTTCTTGTAGTCGATCAGCACACCCTCGGGCACCTTGAGGTAGCCGAGCTCGGCGGCGATGGTCATGTTGCGGACCATCGAACGGCCGAGGAGGGCGACGCGGCGTCCGTTCGCGTGTGCGGCGTCGAGCACCTGCTGCACGCGGTGCACGTGGCTCGAGAAACTCGCGACGATCACGCGGCGCGGCGCGCGGGCGATGACGTTGTCGAGCACCGGCCCGATCGAACGCTCGAGCGGGGTGAAACCGGGGACGTCGGCGTTGGTGGAATCGGCGAGGAAGAGGTCGACGCCCGCCTCGCCGAGACGGGCGAACGCGCGCAGGTCGGTGATCCGGTCGTCGAGCGGGAGCTGGTCCATCTTGAAGTCGCCGGTGTGCAGGACGACACCGGCCGGGGTCGTGATGGCGACGGCGAGGGCGTCGGGGATGGAGTGGTTGACCGCGACGAACTCGAGGTCGAACGGTCCGAGCTGCTCATGCTGCCCCTCGGTGACGGAGAGGGTGTACGGCTGGATGCGGTGCTCCTTGAGCTTCGCCTCCACGAGGGCCAGGGTCAGGCCGGAACCGATCAGCGGGATGTCGGCCCGCAGCTTGAGCAGATACGGGACGGCGCCGATGTGGTCCTCGTGTCCGTGCGTGAGCACGACGCCGAGCACGTCGTCGAGACGGTCGCGGACGGGCGCGAAGTCCGGCAGGATCAGGTCGACGCCGGGCTGGTTCTCCTCGGGGAACAGCACGCCGCAGTCGACGATGAGCAGCTTGCCCTCGTACTCGAAGACCGTCATGTTGCGGCCGATCTCGCCGAGACCGCCGGTGGGGATGATGCGGAGCGTTTCGGGTTCGAGCGCGGGCGGGTCGGTGACCAGGTTGGGCATATGCCCTCCTCAGGGTGTTTCGTGTGAAGTCGGGGGCGCGTCGGCGCCCGGGCCGTTGGTGGCGGCGGCCCCTACCGCGTGGTCCCGGCGATCTTGGGGAGCGCTCCACCGGCGGCCGCGTTGCGGTCCGGCCGGAAGTTGGAGAAGTCCACACCGGGGATGTCCTTGACGAGATCGAGCTCGTCCTCGATCTGAGCGGCCTCCCACTCCTCCGGGCCGACGAGCGGCAGCCGGACGCGGGGGCTGGAGATGCGGCCGAGGCCGTGGAGGATGTACTTCGCGGCGACCGTGCCGGGCACGTGGGTCATCACCGCGCGCACCAGAGGCTCGAGCTTGCGGTGCGCCGCGGTCGCCGTCGCGAGATCGCCGGCGTTGACGGCGTCGACGATCTGCCGGTA contains these protein-coding regions:
- a CDS encoding ribonuclease J — its product is MPNLVTDPPALEPETLRIIPTGGLGEIGRNMTVFEYEGKLLIVDCGVLFPEENQPGVDLILPDFAPVRDRLDDVLGVVLTHGHEDHIGAVPYLLKLRADIPLIGSGLTLALVEAKLKEHRIQPYTLSVTEGQHEQLGPFDLEFVAVNHSIPDALAVAITTPAGVVLHTGDFKMDQLPLDDRITDLRAFARLGEAGVDLFLADSTNADVPGFTPLERSIGPVLDNVIARAPRRVIVASFSSHVHRVQQVLDAAHANGRRVALLGRSMVRNMTIAAELGYLKVPEGVLIDYKKAADLPDDKIVYMSTGSQGEPMAVLARMANLDHQIEVGPGDTVILASSLIPGNENAVYRVIDGLTKLGANVVHKGNAKVHVSGHAAAGELLYCYNILKPRNVMPVHGEYRHLVANAKLAIDTGVPEKNAILAEDGTVVDLRDGVARVVGQLDLGFVYVDGSSVGEITDADLKDRRILGEEGFISIIVVVEAATGRIVTGPEIHARGFAEDDAVFDTVKPKIAAALAEAAGNGVRDSHALSQVVRRTVGRWVNTSYRRRPMIVPLVIEA